In Zingiber officinale cultivar Zhangliang chromosome 8B, Zo_v1.1, whole genome shotgun sequence, a single genomic region encodes these proteins:
- the LOC122017182 gene encoding heavy metal-associated isoprenylated plant protein 2-like isoform X3, with translation MSAQKIVLKVSIMCSKCEVCVMSTIAKFDGITSMALDKEKSTVTIVGIVDVVLIVKALRKAKKPAEIVTVGEPDKPDSGKKPDAEKKKPDAEKKPDPYKDLPPHCKACTYVVYDDYQSNQCIIS, from the exons ATGTCTGCCCAG AAGATCGTATTGAAGGTTAGCATCATGTGCAGCAAGTGCGAAGTGTGCGTGATGAGCACCATCGCCAAGTTCGACGGCATCACGTCGATGGCTTTGGACAAGGAAAAGAGCACTGTCACCATCGTTGGGATCGTCGACGTTGTGCTCATCGTGAAGGCCCTCAGGAAGGCCAAGAAGCCGGCCGAGATCGTCACGGTGGGGGAGCCAGACAAGCCAGACTCCGGGAAGAAGCCGGATGCCGAGAAGAAGAAGCCGGATGCCGAGAAGAAGCCGGATCCGTACAAAGATCTGCCGCCGCACTGCAAGGCCTGCACTTACGTGGTGTATGACGATTACCAGTCAAATCAATGCATCATTAGCTAA
- the LOC122017182 gene encoding heavy metal-associated isoprenylated plant protein 2-like isoform X1, with product MSAQFLQKIVLKVSIMCSKCEVCVMSTIAKFDGITSMALDKEKSTVTIVGIVDVVLIVKALRKAKKPAEIVTVGEPDKPDSGKKPDAEKKKPDAEKKPDPYKDLPPHCKACTYVVYDDYQSNQCIIS from the exons ATGTCTGCCCAG TTTCTGCAGAAGATCGTATTGAAGGTTAGCATCATGTGCAGCAAGTGCGAAGTGTGCGTGATGAGCACCATCGCCAAGTTCGACGGCATCACGTCGATGGCTTTGGACAAGGAAAAGAGCACTGTCACCATCGTTGGGATCGTCGACGTTGTGCTCATCGTGAAGGCCCTCAGGAAGGCCAAGAAGCCGGCCGAGATCGTCACGGTGGGGGAGCCAGACAAGCCAGACTCCGGGAAGAAGCCGGATGCCGAGAAGAAGAAGCCGGATGCCGAGAAGAAGCCGGATCCGTACAAAGATCTGCCGCCGCACTGCAAGGCCTGCACTTACGTGGTGTATGACGATTACCAGTCAAATCAATGCATCATTAGCTAA
- the LOC122017182 gene encoding heavy metal-associated isoprenylated plant protein 2-like isoform X2, whose protein sequence is MSAQVRKIVLKVSIMCSKCEVCVMSTIAKFDGITSMALDKEKSTVTIVGIVDVVLIVKALRKAKKPAEIVTVGEPDKPDSGKKPDAEKKKPDAEKKPDPYKDLPPHCKACTYVVYDDYQSNQCIIS, encoded by the exons ATGTCTGCCCAGGTAAGG AAGATCGTATTGAAGGTTAGCATCATGTGCAGCAAGTGCGAAGTGTGCGTGATGAGCACCATCGCCAAGTTCGACGGCATCACGTCGATGGCTTTGGACAAGGAAAAGAGCACTGTCACCATCGTTGGGATCGTCGACGTTGTGCTCATCGTGAAGGCCCTCAGGAAGGCCAAGAAGCCGGCCGAGATCGTCACGGTGGGGGAGCCAGACAAGCCAGACTCCGGGAAGAAGCCGGATGCCGAGAAGAAGAAGCCGGATGCCGAGAAGAAGCCGGATCCGTACAAAGATCTGCCGCCGCACTGCAAGGCCTGCACTTACGTGGTGTATGACGATTACCAGTCAAATCAATGCATCATTAGCTAA
- the LOC122013861 gene encoding uncharacterized protein LOC122013861 produces MSFNKGPPILDGKNYFSWIIKIESYMRAQDLWYTVEEEDLPVPGEDAREDEKLRYKNHTINKHKAASLLHDALTESMFTKIANCNTPKKIFDRLKAIHEGGDQIQKIHIRNRISDFEANQMSYKETVQDYYDRTIEIVNEIRALGGELPEEKVVEKATMSLPNKFEAKLCALEETDKLKQITFLELISALQASEKRMQIIPPEVEGVHEKTEVLLSAENLDLSNLAISRGASNLQAPSQGGYVQQNPLKKGGNGKEIYEPCPHCKKTNHRAQFCFYHPKAICKNCGETGHVERVCIHKNRAKEHVNLVDLSLFDEECNLEIAFCTETSPDSVEITYSVDETTTQSIKGWILDSGCSHHMCCDRTLLFNFRTQKGRAVRSATGHTTPVLGVGSIYLSRWKKP; encoded by the coding sequence ATGTCTTTCAACAAAGGTCCACCTATTCTGGATGGAAAGAATTATTTCTCATGGATCATCAAGATTGAGTCATACATGCGTGCTCAGGACTTGTGGTATACAGTAGAAGAAGAAGACCTACCAGTACCCGGAGAAGATGCAAGGGAGGATGAAAAACTTCGCTACAAAAATCACACCATCAACAAACACAAAGCTGCTTCTCTTCTGCATGATGCTTTAACTGAGAGCATGTTTACCAAAATTGCAAACTGCAACACACCAAAGAAGATATTTGATCGTTTGAAGGCCATTCATGAAGGTGGTGATCAGATTCAGAAAATCCATATTCGAAACCGTATCTCAGATTTTGAAGCAAATCAGATGAGTTACAAGGAGACTGTTCAAGATTACTATGACCGCACAATCGAAATAGTAAATGAGATCCGAGCTCTTGGTGGGGAATTACCTGAAGAAAAGGTTGTAGAAAAGGCGACTATGAGTCTCCCGAATAAATTTGAGGCAAAGTTGTGCGCATTAGAAGAAACTGACAAACTGAAACAAATCACTTTTCTAGAACTTATCAGTGCTTTGCAAGCTTCTGAAAAACGAATGCAAATCATACCCCCAGAGGTTGAGGGTGTGCACGAGAAAACCGAAGTCTTATTATCTGCAGAAAATCTTGATCTCAGCAATTTAGCAATCAGCAGAGGAGCATCAAATTTGCAGGCTCCAAGCCAGGGAGGTTATGTGCAGCAAAATCCACTGAAAAAAGGGGGAAATGGTAAAGAAATCTACGAACCTTGCCCCCACTGTAAGAAGACAAACCACCGAGCTCAATTCTGTTTCTACCATCCTAAAGCTATTTGCAAAAACTGTGGGGAAACAGGGCATGTTGAAAGAGTCTGTATACACAAAAATAGGGCGAAAGAACACGTAAATTTGGTTGATCTTTCTTTGTTTGACGAAGAATGCAACTTAGAAATAGCATTCTGCACTGAAACCTCACCTGATTCTGTGGAAATAACATACTCTGTTGATGAAACTACCACACAATCGATAAAAGGTTGGATTCTTGACAGTGGGTGTTCTCACCACATGTGTTGTGACAGAACGTTACTCTTCAATTTTAGAACTCAAAAAGGAAGAGCTGTGAGGTCAGCTACAGGGCACACCACTCCAGTACTGGGTGTTGGCAGCATATACTTATCTAGATGGAAGAAGCCATGA